Part of the Kamptonema formosum PCC 6407 genome, CGCGGTGTGATTTAGTTGTATCTCACCCGACTGTATCTGGGCTCCACGTTGAACTATTTTTTAATGACCAGACAAATATGTTCTATCTGCGGAATTTGCGGGATAGTAACCCACCGCTAGTTGATGGAAAAATATTAAATCAGGGAGAGGCAGTTCTAAATTCTGGCACTTACATCTATTTGGGACAAGTGGAAGTAAAGGTGGTTTCGGTTTTTCTTGGTACGAGTGGGGTTCCCCCGACGGTTTTACTACCTCCACCCGCAAATGTAGCCCAGTACCCGTCGGCAACGGGGCCCACAGAATACGGTTTGAAATGTCCCAAGTGTCTGCACATTTCTCCCTACTCCCAGTTAGATATTGGTTGTCCTTGGTGTGGTACTTCTTTAGCAGCAGCGGTAAGTGTAGTGTTACCGCCCTCCGGTTCGCAGTAATATAGCCGAAGGAAGAAGGCTTTAGTGACAGGACTTACGCACCCAACCAAAGAAACCGGGTTTCGACGGAGCTCGACCAGCAGTTTTTTGACGAAAATAAGTAAATCCATGTAATTAAACATAAGATAACGATGGCTAAAAAGTTGGCTGTATAAGCGTTCTTCCTTCTCTCCTAGATAACTAAATCCTTCTTCCTTCTTCCTTCTTCCTTCTTCCTTCTTCCTTCTTCCTTCTTCTGCCTCCTGCCTCCTGCCTTCTAAATTATGAATCCTCAACCCTTGCGCCTTCAACTCAGTTGGGAAGACACAAGCTTAGGCGATCGCCGCGAGCCCTTGCTGGAACTACCAATTGCTATAGGGCGAATCTTTGAGAGTATGCCGGCGACAATTAATGGCGATCGCGTTTCTAGAATTGCCCTCAACAACAGTCAAGTCTCTCGCTTCCACGCCGCGATCGCTTTAGAAAAAGGCAGTATTGTTGTGACGGATACAGGCAGCCGCAACGGTACTTTTGTCAATGGTATCCGCCAACATCGCAGCGTTTTAGCTAATGGCGATACTCTCCAAATTGGCCCCTATTCAATTGTTATTTACTTCGCCCCTAGTCATAGTTTACCTACTAGAAATTCCCAGATTTTTTTCAACCCCACTACAAATTTACCCGATCCTAATTGGTTTCCCCAACTACCTCTGTCTCCACCTTCACCCAGCGGCTCTAGAGGAAGTGGCTTTCCCCCGCCTATATTTTTGCAATCTGCTGTTTTGACAGCACAATCAATCTATGCTACTGGCTTACCAGTTAGTGAAATTGATTATGCTGCAATTGGGGGAGGATTGGGTAGTTTCTTTTGGGTAAATTTACTAAGAATTTGTGGAGTAAAAACTTCTCAAATTTGGGCTTTA contains:
- a CDS encoding FHA domain-containing protein, with the translated sequence MCSITLEWTEAGQLVTQTIQGKQASKNPGTVRIGRDRTRCDLVVSHPTVSGLHVELFFNDQTNMFYLRNLRDSNPPLVDGKILNQGEAVLNSGTYIYLGQVEVKVVSVFLGTSGVPPTVLLPPPANVAQYPSATGPTEYGLKCPKCLHISPYSQLDIGCPWCGTSLAAAVSVVLPPSGSQ